In Campylobacter suis, the following proteins share a genomic window:
- the thiS gene encoding sulfur carrier protein ThiS, with product MLKINGEKQDSFIGKSVQEFLLSQNFTAGVIAAELNMEILTADKFDTILKDGDSLEIVCFVAGG from the coding sequence GTGTTAAAAATAAACGGTGAAAAGCAAGATAGCTTCATAGGCAAAAGTGTGCAAGAGTTTTTACTAAGTCAAAATTTCACAGCTGGCGTAATAGCAGCAGAGTTAAATATGGAAATTTTAACAGCTGATAAGTTTGATACAATTTTAAAAGATGGCGATAGCCTTGAGATAGTCTGCTTTGTAGCTGGCGGGTGA
- a CDS encoding thiazole synthase, producing MNDILELGGHKFCSRFIMGSGKFSLPLIKACVEEAGAQIITLALRRANAGGRENILDFIPKGVTLLPNTSGARDANEAVRIARLARELGCGEFIKLEVIRDSKYLLPDNYETIKATEILANDGFIVMPYMYPDLNVARDLVSAGAACVMPLGAPIGTNKGLATREFIKILLDEISLPIIVDAGIGSPAQACEAMQMGCAAVMANTAIATAGDVRLMARAFRLGIEAGRAAYLSGLGDVSESARASSPLSGFLDEI from the coding sequence ATGAACGATATTTTAGAGCTTGGCGGGCATAAATTTTGCTCGAGATTTATCATGGGATCGGGTAAATTTTCACTACCGCTCATCAAGGCATGCGTAGAAGAAGCTGGCGCACAGATCATCACTCTAGCACTAAGGCGGGCAAATGCCGGAGGGCGTGAAAATATACTTGATTTTATACCAAAAGGCGTTACTCTTTTGCCAAATACATCAGGCGCAAGAGACGCAAACGAAGCCGTGCGTATCGCTAGGCTTGCACGCGAGCTTGGGTGCGGGGAGTTTATCAAGCTTGAAGTCATTCGCGATAGCAAGTATCTTTTACCGGATAATTACGAAACCATAAAAGCCACAGAAATACTCGCAAATGATGGTTTTATCGTCATGCCATACATGTATCCTGATCTAAATGTCGCGCGCGATTTAGTAAGCGCGGGAGCTGCGTGCGTAATGCCACTTGGTGCGCCGATCGGGACAAATAAGGGTCTTGCGACAAGGGAGTTTATAAAAATTTTACTTGATGAAATTTCGCTTCCTATTATTGTGGATGCTGGCATTGGCTCGCCTGCTCAAGCTTGCGAGGCCATGCAGATGGGCTGTGCGGCCGTGATGGCAAATACAGCCATAGCCACAGCTGGCGATGTAAGGCTCATGGCTAGAGCGTTTAGACTAGGCATTGAGGCTGGCAGAGCGGCGTACTTATCAGGGCTTGGCGATGTGAGTGAAAGTGCGCGTGCTAGCTCACCGTTAAGTGGGTTTTTAGATGAAATTTAG